cctgcccctctccccctcccctgcagccccccagaGCTGGTGCTTGGGTGTGTGTGGAGCGGTGGGCTCGGTGAGGCACCCCAAAACCTCCCACCCGACCTCTGACACGAGTGGCATGAACTTGGAGCCAGGTGAGTGCGGAATGAACTCGGTGAGCTGTGGCAACGGGAAACTCCGCCAGTGGCTGATCGACCAGATAGACAGCTGCAAGTACCCGGGGCTGGTGTGGGAGAACGATGAGAAGAGCATCTTCCGCATCCCCTGGAAGCATGCGGGCAAGCAGGACTACAACCGTGAGGAGGATGCTGCCCTCTTCAAGGTAGGGCTTAGCCTggggtcagggctgtggggcacagCCGGGGGAGGAGGGATGCCCAGGGGCTCTGCGGTGGCTGCTTGCCATCCCATCCTTGCACCTGGTTCTGCTGGGTGCCTGCAGCCGCCACTGACTGACTGATGCCCCTAGGTGTGCCCTGATGTCCCCATCTTTACAGGATGAGAAAGTCTGCCCTTTCAGGCTCTCTGTGTGGAGCTAAATGCTTGTGGGACTGGCACATCCATTTCCATATTTGCCTTGGattattttctccccttcttgTGCCTGGTAAaccatttttcctgctttaccgtgctgctttttttcttagcCTAAACCTGTAGGGGGTAAATTCATGCACGTATAAGCACAGATATAGATGCTGTTTCAAGCATTGTGGACTTGTACCTTGTagttgattatttttcttttttcttttgttcttcttttttttctttttcttgctcttttgaTTATCTGAAATGTTTCCAGGCTTGGgctctttttaaaggaaagttcAGAGAGGGCATTGATAAACCAGATCCCCCTACCTGGAAGACAAGATTAAGGTGTGCTTTGAACAAGAGCAATGACTTTGAAGAACTGGTAGAGAGAAGCCAGCTGGACATCTCAGATCCCTATAAAGTGTACAGAATAGTGCCAGAAGGAGCTAAAAAAGGTAAAGCATCTCAAATTCCCTGTGTAACAGTGTGAATATGTCTCATTGTAAGCACATGAGGACTGAAGTGTGCTTGTGTGGAATGGCCCTGTGGTCTTTTAAAGTCTTTTAAGGAGCCAGAATGCAGGGCTCAAGTGCAGCTTGTTCTGACTTCAGAGGCCATGTCTGCGGGGGGACTGCTGGCGTTTGAGTTGGAGCGTTGAAAGGGAGCCCTTGCAGGAGATGCAGACAGGCGCCCTGCACATCGCTGGGGGAACTGCTCCTTCAGCTGGAGCCTCCCTGCCAGCTCTGTGTAGTGGGAGCCAAGCGAGCGGCTCAAGGGAcaggcaaaaaggaaaataaatggcttGCTGGATCTAAGTTTTGAATACAGGGAAGGGCAGAAGTGATTTGAGCAGTAGGTAACTGCTGGGAGCAAGGGATGCTCAGCCTGCAGCCTCCTGGGCAGAGGGCAGGGGCAGTGATAGACTGGGCTTGCGGGAGGCAAAGACTTGGCAGAACCTGGGGAAGACATCATGGAACACTGGGTATGGCCTGGCAGAGCCTTCCTGTGGGGCACTGGAGAGCCCAGTGGGACTGAAGGCATCCTGGAGCTGCCTGCAAGCAAGGGCTGGGAATCCTGTGCCAAATGGGTGCCGAAGGGCACTCTAGTCCTCTGCTTGGTCAAAGGCAGGCTGTATGGATTTGTCTTCAGTGTGCCAGTTTCAGATCTCCTCAAGATGTGTTTGACATTATTTTCATCCCTCTGGTGAACACAGGTGCAAAACAGATCAGCATGGAGGAGCAACCGTTAATGATGAACCACCCGTTTCCAATACCATCTCCTTATACTTCACTCCCATCTCAGGTATGGCATCGGTTACACGTTTCACTTGGTGCTCGTACATTGAGCAGCATCATTTCTGTGCTATGTGCTGTGTCTGTCTTTGCTGGCGTGGCTCTCTAGTTCTCTCTGGGAAGAAACTTTATTATGAAAACTGAGAAATCGAGAAGCAACTTTTCTAATGTCATATGAGGCCACAGGGCAGAATGATTTCTCTTGGTGGTGTTTATCCCTGAGTAATAGCTGTTTTCTGCTGGATGATAGATATTAGTGTACTGCCATTCTCTTGATGCCAGAATGTGAGCACCCAGTGAAGCCTTGCTCTTCCAAGCAGACATTTACCAGCAATGCTTTGACTGCCTTTTGTTATTCCACCCTGCTTGTTATTTACACCAGTGGTGAGAAGTTCATTTGAAAGCCTCATTGGTGGTGGTGGCAAGGTGCCAGGCGTGTAGCCTGGGCAATGCTTAGACCTCCATGGGCTTTGGCAGAGAAAATCAAGGAGCGGAGATGTGAAAGCTGATGTAATGCCTAGCATTAGTTTTGACAGCTGCTGAGTAAAAGAATATCTCATTAAATTGAATAGGTACCAAACTACATGGTGCCCCATGAACGGAACTGGAGGGAGTTTGCCCCAGAGCAGCCACATCCTGACATCCCCTACCAGTGTGCCAGCGTCCCCTTTGCAGCTCGCAGTCACCACTGGCAAGGGCCCGGCTGTGAAAATGGTAAGACGCTCCCGTTTAGGGTTGCTTGCTGAGGTTGGTCACCTAGAAGGCCCGCAGATTTCAGGTTTCTTATTCGTGGCTTTGATTGGAATTAACAGAAGTAGCTGGGTTCCTTTCAAAAGGAGGGTCAcgctgtccatggcaagggcaTTTGTCCTGGCTCTTGCTTGCATTGCCACCATATGTGTGGTGGCAATGTTCTGGCATATGCAGTGCTCTGAGTTGATACAACTCAGCCCCCCAAAGTCCTCAGTTGTCTCAAAAGCCCTGAGCAATAAAAATTCAACCAACCCGCTGCTAAACCTCAAATGGGAACATGTGTTCTTTAGCTTTGCTTTCTGATTTTGGATCTTTTGAGGCACACATCAGTGAGGTTTTCCCTCCAGCCTTGTGGATTAGAATGGCATTATTCTCCCAAGAGGAAAGATGaaattattactttattttagtgCTGCAGCAAATGGGACAAATTTTCATGGACTGAGTCTTTTTTGGGGCTGgtacagcagaaacagaataaagGGACGTTCCCTTCCCCAGAGATCTCACAGTACTAAAGCCTAACATAATCATGGCTTTCCAAGCTCTGCATCCTTAGGTAAAAGCCTGAATCGTGAAAATTTGCAGTGCTAAAGCCTGCAGGGGATAAAACATAAGAGAAAGGGAACTGTATGCTGTAGACCCTTGCAGATAACTCAGCTGACAATGCAGGCATTTGTGTTGTGAGGAGAAGCAGCTGGTTCAGAAGGGCAGGAAAGGATGGGAAGTGAAAAAGTACTTCTTAGAGCAGATACTGCATTTTCAGAGGACAGCTCTCTAGAGGTTTTGGTGCAGAGAAATCTTTGGGTCTGCTAAAAAGTAAATGCTTAGTGCACTGCAACACTTGCTGGCAGCATATTGGAGTTATTAGGCACAATTGTTTGCTATTCGCTAGTAAAAATGGGAGGTAGCAAGCTGGATGAACTCTGCCCTGAAGTACATCCTCTGCAGCAGTTATACACAGGTTGCTGAATTTGAAGGCAGTTGTTGTTGGCTGTTATTGGCTTTCTCATTGGGCTCTAAAACGTGCTTAGAGGTGTGGGTGTTTTGTACCTGCGTTGCTCCAGCTCCTGATCATGATGGGTTCTGCCACTGGGAAAGGTAGTGTGCCCTTGTCTGCAAGTCACTTGCATCATCCTCCAAAGACTTCTATTGACAttaagaaacagaggaaaacatcagTTGTCCATGTTATAGTCCAGTTAATGAAAGGCATCTCTTGAGGCAGTCTGCTAGTAGTCCTGGTAATAAAACCGTAACAATCTCCTGTAGCACAAttttccttccctacttttTAAAAGAGTATTAATTCCAGCTATATTGTTATACCAGTCTTTAGTAAAATTCCTTGTATGAAATGAGTTGTTTTATCAGGCTACTTTTAAGAGCACTGAAGtctaataaaaatgtaaacGATTTCTGTGCTATTATAATGCTATCATTCTGTGCTATTATTCTAGAATGTATTGTAGAGTATATTATAATGTATTCTTCTATAATATGTTATAGGATAATACATATAGAATAGTATATTCAATATAAAATACAgtctatatatatttttatatatatttatatatattcacaTTCTAGAATGTATTATAGAATAAGACATTAGAATAATAATTAGAATAATGTATTATTCTATAGTAACATGTTAGGTAAGGAGGAAAGGACTAGGAGGAATACTGAAATGTTAAGGGAGTATTTCATGCGGACCCAAATAAAAATGCCCAAATCACATCTGGAGAGACTGGTAGAGTTGGCATACCTGGAATAATTGGGAAATAGGTCCTTTttaagaagggggaaagagaaCGTTCCTGGTGGACCCAGAAAATCTCGCTTTTGCATTGCTATGACCTCTGCCCAAACTTTTCTTCTAGCTTTTAGGCAGCTGTCACTGACTTTTGTTTGTGAAAACAGGTTGTCAGGTGACAGGAACCTTTTATGCTTGTGCCCCTCCTGAGTCTCAGACTCCTGGCATCCCGATTGAGCCAAGCATAAGGTCTGGTGAAGCCCTCGCCCTGTCAGGTAAGGTCCGTCACCCCCCGGGCTTTCTGAGGAGCTTGGCAAGAGACTCCCATTTCTGACTTGTCCTGGCACCATCTCTTCTTTCTGatgtaaaggaaagaaaaaagggaaccTCTTTAATGAATGGATTTGGTGTATGGTCTTAAGCCTCTGTTTTCTGTGATACTTCAGCGCATgtagccccagctccaagggatgTAGGTGGTTGAAGTTATGGAAGTGCTTCTCTGGCCCACGGTGTTAGTTGCTGGGTTGCTTTGGTGAGCCGCCAAATCAGGCCTTCCCAGGGGAGTTTGGAAATTTTGGGGGGTCAGTGACTTTTCTTATTTGGGAGGAGCGCCCACAAAACCTGGTGGTAGCTGGGTACTTTGCTATGCTCCTGCCGGTGCCGTCTGGCCTTGCTCTGCTTCGTTATTCCTGGTGAAAGTAAGGTGtgtgggaaaggaaatggaagttACTTCAGCCAGGTTTGCAGACATCCGGGTGCTGGGGGACGTTCTGAATAACTCCGGGAAAAGGTGTGGGAATGTgctttttacagaaataatgaataaaCCTATAACATGATGCTTGGCAGGCTTCTCGTTCTCCTGATCAGGgtctgtatgtatgtatgtgtgtgtgtgtgtgtttgtgtataggtatatatatataaacatttattgtatacacacacatgtatttttatatattttacatacatACGTATAttaaaaacacacagagaagcatGTGTATGCAGTTCTGTGTGAGCTCTGAGAGGCAAGCCAAGTCGACCAAATGGCCATTTGAAAGTAAGGCTGGGAATTCTGGGTATAGCCCTTTcagagctggagccagcagTAGCTTCGCTTAGGGCAGCAGAGTGCAAGTTTGCAGGTCCCCTGTGCAGAAGCCTCCTTTATGCAAAATCTGAGGAGAAACACATCTACTTCCTGATAAAATGCGAGGAAGTGTGCTGAGCCAGTGGGTTTAATTGTGACGTGAACTTGGGAAACATGATGAACAAtgactttgctttttaaattgaaatatgAAGTTTGCGGATGCTAGTTCCTGCCAAATTCCCACATCAGTAGCCCTTATAATAAAATGAGGCACCATTAATGTTGCCATACCCAAAAagtattaatttctttatatgATTTTTGCTAATGTGAGCTTCTGGGTGGTTGTGACCACCAGGCTGAGATATCTCATGTGGATTTCTCTGTTGGCCTTAGTACAGATCTGAAACATAAAACATTCATACTAATGTATCACAGTgattcttcttctttctccttgtaGATTGCCGACTCCACATCTGCTTATATTACCGTGAAATACTGGTAAAGGAGGTGACAACTTCTAGTCCTGAAGGCTGTAGGATATCCCATGGCCAGAGTTACGAGGTCAGCAGCCTGGACCAAGTTATCTTTCCTTATCCAGAAGATAATGGCCAGAGGAAGAACATAGAAAAACTACTGAACCACCTGGAACGAGGAGTAATACTGTGGATGGCACCTGATGGCCTCTACGCTAAGAGACTTTGCCAGAGCAGGATCTACTGGGATGGGCCTCTGGCGCTTTGCAGTGACCGACCCAacaagctggagagggaccaaACATGCAAGCTCTTTGATACTCAGCAGTTTTTAGCAGGTAATTCCCGCTGCAGCCTTGATGCTGTTTCTGGAAGTGTCACCTGGTTGCTCTATGGGTGACATCTTTACGGTGAGAGCTTTATGGGAGTGCTCTTTTAATGTGACCTTATGACTTACAGTGAGAATTACCCCTCACTTCTTCTGGGCAAGCATAGTCAAGGGGTGGTTGACTTCTGAATATTCCTGTCAAATTCTGCTCTCTGTGCATGTTCAATACTCCTGCACAGACAAGCAGGAGTGGACTGATGCTCAGCTGGTGGCACGCAAAACCTCACATGTCTTTAAGAAGCATAAGGAGGAACCTAATGGAATAGTCTTTCCACAAACTGCGTGACAGAGGAAAGTGAATCCTGATCTTGGATCTGCTAGTGTAAGTAAGTCCTGGGGAGGTCTGTTGTCAGCACTCGCAGTGCTCTCAACCTGACGCAGAGAGAGTCTGAGGTCTTGCTCAGAGTGTACAAATATCCTCAAGAATTTCAGTAGAAAACATTCTTTTCAGGCTCTGCCAGTATTTGAAAGATATCGTGAGGGTAAGAAAGGAGCAGAGCTCCTGAAGCTTCAGGATTCCCTAATACTCTTACCAAGGATATACATTACCTCTCCAGAGAGAGCTCTGTGGGAAGGTCTTGTTTTGCACAGCGTAATACAGAGCGGCAAGGGCACACTTCAGGACCGTGCCTTCTCCTTCCAGCCTATGGAGGGAATGGGCAGACCCTCAACCCCACTTTGCAGCACTTCTGATCAGTTAGATGAGAGGGAGGAAAGCTCTCCACCCAGGGAAACTGGTGGGAGACAGTAAGTGTTCCAGAGGACAGCGTGGACATCAGGAATGCGTATTTGCCCTTTTCTGAGGTGTGTGGCATTGCTATATGTGAACTGCGTGCCTATGGTTAGGTGTGTTTTCCCATTAGAAGAGGGCACCAGCACTGGCATGACTCTCTCAAGACAATAATGCCCTGCAGaattaaaaacccccaaacatcaaacccaaaccaagagCTTTAGCGTACTTTATATTCCAGGGTTGATGCACCATCCTAGCAAAATGGTCAGgtaagaaatgcatttaaagagAGAAATCTCACGTGAATGCGAGAATTGACAGTTAGAAAGGGGAATTTGAGGTCAGGGTGTTGGCTTGCGCTTCAATCACATGCTAATTTGAAGACGTATAATTCTGTCTCTGATGATGGTTTTGGAaatccctttcccttttctcaggTGGTTTTTCAGATGTACTCTGGGTTCTTCCAAACGGTTGACAGGACATCTCTTTTTAGACACCTAACCCCAAAGATAAGCTCAAGCAGTAGttactttttcccccctcctaaATTACTTATGCACCAATGCCTGTGCAAACCCAAGCATGTGGTTGGAGTCATAGTCTGTGGTGTGTGCAAAGTGAGTTTTAGCATGTGTTGATGCTCAGCTAGGTTTGTGACTTGCCATGGGTGAATCACATCTGCGTGTTCATTGAATATACTGAGGTCCCAGAGTTCAGACAAGCTTAGGGATCCCCCGGTTAGGAAAGTGGGCCTTCCCTGGGAAGAGAGCAGGAGATCTTTACCAGGAGAGGAAGTCTTGGACAGCAGAGAAAAGCGCAGATGCAGACCTGCTATGGTGGACCCCTTTGAGGAGCTCTATCCTGCAGTGCAAACTGCACCAGAGCATCAAGGTCTGTGTTGAGCAGCCTGTACTATTGAGAAGGCTAAAATGGCAGTAAGTCAGAAACCAGGTGGATGGTCTCTGGGGAGTACTGTGTAATGAACAGTAAATTGGGCTGGGTGGAGAGTAGGAGGCACTCCCACAAGTGTTCGGGATTTCGGGAATTGCTGAGACCAAGTGAaacaggagggaagaggaaggtggAAGAAGTTCCCTGTTATCGGTATGGTTGGACTGGCCTTTGATGGATCATCCTGCCtggtcctgcagcagcacagagggaagCAGGGCCCCATGGAAAATCTCTCTTCTATTCTGACATACCTCTGGAAAGTCCACAGCACTTTTTAGGGGGTTCTGGTGGAGAGAGTAGGGAGAGCTATGTTCTGTGTTCCAAGCGAGCTGTCCGTTGTTTTACAGCTGTAACCAACCCGCCCAGTAAGACCAGTAGTCCCAAACCAGGGTTGGGACACTCTGTGGTAGTCAGGGCATTGATACCTTGTTCTGAAAAGCTTGCAGATAGAGTAGAAATGGCGGGAGTGTATTTTGGGAAAAGATGCATTTGTTATGCAAAGTTCAAAGATTTTCCCTGTGTAGCAGGGAGAAGCTTCATTAAAAGATGGCTTCCTTATAGGGCATTGGTTTTCATATTAATTTCAACTTTTTCCAGAAGGCATGAGCAGAAGTATAAATTCAAATGGAATCTTTACCAATCGACTATGTAGGAATACTGCATGTAACACAGACTTTAATGAGGATATTATGTAGATggaattttcccttttctggaaGGATATGCAGTGTCTAAAACACAACATTGATTTTGGTCCCAGTGAAAGTCTCCTATGAAGGCCTCCCCTGCTATCCTTCATAGGGGACACTTTGGCTGGTGGAATAATTATATCACTTGACATTTTCCCTTTGTGCAAGGCTGTGGGTTAATGAAGAGAGTGCAGAAGCACAGAAGATAA
This sequence is a window from Lathamus discolor isolate bLatDis1 chromosome 2, bLatDis1.hap1, whole genome shotgun sequence. Protein-coding genes within it:
- the IRF4 gene encoding interferon regulatory factor 4, coding for MNLEPGECGMNSVSCGNGKLRQWLIDQIDSCKYPGLVWENDEKSIFRIPWKHAGKQDYNREEDAALFKAWALFKGKFREGIDKPDPPTWKTRLRCALNKSNDFEELVERSQLDISDPYKVYRIVPEGAKKGAKQISMEEQPLMMNHPFPIPSPYTSLPSQVPNYMVPHERNWREFAPEQPHPDIPYQCASVPFAARSHHWQGPGCENGCQVTGTFYACAPPESQTPGIPIEPSIRSGEALALSDCRLHICLYYREILVKEVTTSSPEGCRISHGQSYEVSSLDQVIFPYPEDNGQRKNIEKLLNHLERGVILWMAPDGLYAKRLCQSRIYWDGPLALCSDRPNKLERDQTCKLFDTQQFLAELQAFAHHGRPLPRYQVALCFGEEFPDPQRQRKLITAHVEPMFARQLYYFAQQNSGHLLRGYDLPELVASPEDYHRSIRHSSIQE